From one Tetragenococcus osmophilus genomic stretch:
- the fabD gene encoding ACP S-malonyltransferase → MKTAFLFSGQGDQYPGMAKELYDQFKIVRQTFEQASNVLGYDMAELCFTENEQLDLTEYTQPAILTVSVAFLRLLKEKGITPDATAGLSLGEYTALVASGALDFETAVALVAKRGKYMAEAVPAGVGKMVAVMNTPIDTIEQACQKASEYGIVSPANYNTPKQIVIGGEKEAVDYAVELLEEAGARRMTPLNVSGPFHTKLLAPAAQQLKETLQNVTFNEMQIPVISNTTAKVMKQDEIKHLLTLQVQSPVRFYESVETLKELGIERVIEVGPGKTITGFMKKIDKSIKVSRVSDVSTLQETEELD, encoded by the coding sequence ATGAAAACAGCTTTTTTATTTAGTGGCCAAGGGGACCAATACCCTGGTATGGCAAAAGAACTTTATGATCAATTCAAGATTGTTAGACAAACATTTGAGCAGGCTTCAAATGTTTTAGGTTATGATATGGCTGAACTGTGTTTTACTGAAAATGAGCAGCTAGATTTGACTGAGTATACACAACCAGCGATTTTAACTGTTAGTGTTGCTTTTTTACGTTTATTAAAAGAAAAAGGGATTACACCAGATGCTACAGCAGGGCTAAGTTTAGGCGAATACACCGCTTTAGTAGCAAGTGGTGCCTTGGATTTTGAAACGGCAGTTGCTTTAGTAGCCAAACGCGGGAAATATATGGCTGAAGCTGTACCTGCAGGCGTTGGTAAAATGGTGGCTGTTATGAATACACCAATAGATACTATTGAACAAGCTTGTCAAAAGGCTAGTGAGTATGGCATTGTTTCCCCAGCTAATTACAATACACCTAAACAAATTGTTATTGGCGGCGAAAAAGAAGCAGTTGATTATGCAGTCGAACTATTAGAAGAAGCAGGCGCGCGTCGTATGACGCCTTTAAACGTTAGTGGTCCTTTTCATACAAAATTACTAGCACCAGCGGCTCAACAGTTAAAAGAAACCTTACAAAATGTTACATTTAATGAAATGCAAATTCCTGTGATTAGTAACACGACTGCTAAAGTGATGAAACAAGATGAAATTAAACATTTATTAACATTACAAGTTCAATCGCCTGTTCGTTTTTATGAAAGTGTAGAAACGCTTAAAGAATTAGGGATTGAACGTGTCATTGAAGTAGGTCCAGGAAAAACGATTACTGGTTTTATGAAAAAAATTGATAAATCGATAAAAGTGAGTCGGGTTTCGGATGTATCCACTCTGCAAGAAACAGAAGAATTAGATTAA
- the fabG gene encoding 3-oxoacyl-[acyl-carrier-protein] reductase — protein MELQDKNVFVTGSTRGIGLAIAKAFAQEGANIVLNGRKEISEELIAEIKNFGVNCIGVSGDISDFSSAKQMIEQAQEQLGDIHVLVNNAGMNNDKLLLRMKEEDFESVIKVNLTGTFNMTQPLLKKMMKQKQGVIINMASVSGLMGNMGQANYAASKAGVVGFTKTVAKEAASRGITCNAIAPGFISTDMTAALSDKVKTQINETIPLQHLGNPEDVAQTAIFLAQNPYITGQVISVDGGLTI, from the coding sequence ATGGAACTACAAGATAAAAATGTATTTGTTACCGGAAGTACCCGGGGGATTGGTTTAGCGATTGCTAAAGCATTTGCGCAAGAAGGTGCCAATATTGTATTAAACGGACGCAAAGAAATTTCAGAAGAATTAATTGCTGAAATTAAAAATTTCGGTGTCAATTGTATTGGCGTTTCCGGAGATATTTCGGATTTTTCCAGTGCCAAACAAATGATCGAGCAAGCTCAAGAGCAATTAGGAGACATTCATGTCTTAGTCAATAACGCGGGCATGAATAATGATAAGTTGTTACTTCGTATGAAAGAAGAAGATTTTGAAAGTGTCATAAAAGTTAATCTAACCGGAACGTTTAATATGACACAACCATTATTGAAAAAAATGATGAAACAAAAGCAAGGCGTTATTATTAATATGGCCAGTGTTTCTGGCTTAATGGGCAATATGGGCCAAGCCAATTACGCAGCAAGTAAAGCTGGCGTCGTAGGTTTTACTAAAACAGTGGCAAAAGAGGCTGCGTCTCGCGGAATTACTTGTAATGCTATTGCTCCTGGTTTTATTAGCACAGATATGACTGCTGCTTTATCAGATAAGGTCAAAACACAAATTAATGAGACAATTCCTTTACAACATCTAGGTAACCCAGAAGATGTTGCTCAAACAGCAATTTTCTTGGCTCAAAATCCTTATATTACAGGGCAAGTTATTAGTGTAGATGGTGGACTAACCATATAA
- the fabF gene encoding beta-ketoacyl-ACP synthase II has product MNRVVITGYGVVSPIGNDPEAFLTSLQDGTNGIDKITKFDAEDTGVSVAGEVKDFPLEKYFKKKDTKRMDLFSLYGVYAALDALEMAKLDTNETDMDRFGVMVGSGIGGLPTIQDQVTRMNEKGAQRVSPMFVPMSIVNMVAGNIAMRVGAKGICTSTVTACATGNNSIGEAFRNIKHGYQDVMLAGGSESTICEIGISGFASLTALSRNEDPDHASTPFDTDRSGFVMGEGAGVLLMESLEHAQARGANILGEVVGYGANCDAYHMTAPNPDGSGAGKAMKLAMEEAQIKPEQVGYVNAHGTATPANDVSEATAIHYGLGDHASDVYVSSTKSMTGHLLGAAGGIESVASLLALQHQFVPASINITEQDPDIDLNVVKNDSIDANLEYVLSNSMGFGGHNAVLVMKRWEA; this is encoded by the coding sequence ATGAATCGAGTAGTTATCACAGGTTATGGCGTCGTTTCGCCAATTGGAAACGATCCGGAAGCTTTTTTGACAAGTTTACAAGATGGGACAAACGGCATAGATAAAATTACGAAATTTGATGCAGAAGATACCGGAGTTTCTGTAGCTGGAGAAGTTAAAGATTTTCCTTTAGAGAAGTATTTTAAGAAAAAAGATACAAAACGGATGGACTTATTTTCTTTATATGGCGTTTATGCTGCTCTGGATGCCTTAGAAATGGCTAAATTAGATACAAACGAAACGGACATGGATCGTTTTGGTGTCATGGTAGGTTCAGGGATCGGTGGATTACCAACAATCCAAGACCAAGTAACGCGGATGAATGAAAAAGGGGCACAACGTGTTTCACCAATGTTTGTCCCAATGTCAATCGTTAATATGGTAGCAGGAAATATTGCTATGCGCGTTGGAGCTAAAGGAATCTGTACTTCAACGGTTACAGCTTGCGCTACTGGAAATAACTCGATAGGTGAAGCTTTCCGCAATATTAAACATGGTTATCAAGATGTGATGCTTGCTGGAGGTTCAGAATCAACAATTTGTGAAATTGGAATTTCTGGTTTTGCTTCTTTAACTGCTTTGAGTCGTAATGAAGATCCAGACCACGCATCGACTCCATTTGATACGGATCGTTCAGGTTTTGTTATGGGCGAAGGAGCCGGCGTTCTTTTGATGGAATCACTAGAACATGCTCAAGCTCGTGGCGCAAATATTTTAGGGGAAGTTGTAGGTTATGGTGCTAACTGTGACGCTTACCATATGACAGCACCTAATCCAGATGGATCAGGCGCCGGTAAAGCGATGAAATTAGCTATGGAAGAAGCACAAATTAAACCAGAACAAGTAGGCTATGTGAATGCTCATGGGACTGCTACACCAGCTAACGATGTTTCTGAAGCAACAGCTATTCATTACGGTTTAGGTGATCATGCAAGTGATGTTTATGTCAGCAGTACAAAATCAATGACAGGGCATTTATTAGGAGCTGCTGGCGGAATTGAATCCGTAGCTTCATTATTAGCACTACAACACCAATTTGTACCTGCAAGTATTAATATTACAGAACAAGATCCTGATATTGATTTAAATGTGGTAAAAAATGACAGTATTGATGCTAACTTAGAGTATGTATTAAGCAATTCTATGGGCTTTGGTGGCCATAATGCCGTATTAGTGATGAAACGTTGGGAGGCATAA
- the accB gene encoding acetyl-CoA carboxylase biotin carboxyl carrier protein has product MQQEELKDLLTIFDQSTLTELNLKDGGVELYFNKTTTPRSQAAPVTISEQPAATTTVENAVATQAETPQTASTQDEQAQEAVVEGTEIVSPIVGVIYLRPAPEKPDFKKVGDHVEAGEVVCIVEAMKVMNEITSDVSGEIVEVLVENEEVVEFNQPLFKVKEG; this is encoded by the coding sequence ATGCAACAAGAAGAGTTAAAAGACCTGCTTACAATTTTTGACCAATCTACTTTGACTGAGCTTAATTTAAAAGATGGTGGGGTTGAATTATATTTTAATAAAACCACAACACCAAGAAGTCAAGCAGCTCCGGTGACGATTTCTGAACAACCAGCTGCTACCACAACGGTAGAAAATGCAGTAGCGACACAAGCTGAGACACCACAAACGGCGTCAACACAAGATGAGCAAGCTCAAGAAGCAGTCGTAGAAGGAACAGAGATCGTTTCTCCTATTGTTGGTGTGATTTATCTACGACCAGCACCGGAAAAACCAGACTTCAAAAAAGTTGGAGATCATGTAGAAGCTGGTGAAGTTGTTTGTATCGTTGAAGCCATGAAAGTAATGAACGAAATTACAAGTGATGTTTCTGGTGAAATTGTTGAAGTACTTGTAGAAAACGAAGAAGTTGTTGAATTTAATCAACCACTGTTTAAAGTGAAAGAAGGTTAA